gcgctctctctctctcacacacacacacacacacacacacacacacacacacacacacacacacacacacacacacacacacacacacacacacccacacacacacacacacacacacacacacacacacacacacacacacccaaggacACAGCAGAGAAGTCAAGGAAACAaggcgcatgcaagcacacacacacacacacacacacacacacacacacacacacacacacacacacacacacacacacacacacacacacacactgcatatgtaATGGTTACATCACAACAATGAAAGGTAAATTATATGACACCAGACGAGTCACACCTTCACTTCCACACGCCGAAAGTCGCCAGCTGAAAAACCAAAGGTCAGTTACAGGACTACTGTTATACAGGAGTGAAAATCTGATAAATGCCTTTTATCACCAGAGGAATGATCATTTTGAGAAAGGCCGCCATAAAATGATTATCGTACCTTTACAGAAACTGATGGTAGCTCACGGATTTTATCAAGATAAATAACGGGTGAGCGCCGGCTATCTTAAATTACTGATTAATGTATAATTTCCCACACCAAGCCAGGGCACCCTGGCTGCCTAGCACAAGTAAAAAAAGCCCAACtgcaactctcattgtcattgtgacacagcactccacagcacacaagtgcacactgcacacaacaaaattgcattcatgcctcacccatgaaAAGAGGCTGCCCCCAATAgcgtccgaaagggagcagtgcggtgggacagtaccatgctcagggtacatctgtcacggaggaggatgggggagagcactgtttaattacttccccccaccaacctggcgggtcgggagtcgaaccgccaaCCTTTGCGCTACAaggctgacgccctaaccgcacccatgactgccatgttACTGTGTGTAACATGTGCACTgaggctgctggtgtgtgtgtgtgtgtttgtgtgtatgtgtatgtgtcaccGTCTATAACATGTGCACTaaggctgctggtgtgtgtgtgtttgtgtgtctgtgtgtgtgtttgtgtgtgtgtctgtgtgtgtgtgtgcatgtgcgggtgtgtgtgcatgtgcgtgtgtgtgtgtggttgactccATGCCACATGAAAAGGAGCCCTACGCTACTGCTTTATAACAGCTTCCCCCTTGGCAAACCATGAATGAAGCGAGTGTTTGCTCCGGTGTCTGTGGTGTGTCTGCACATATGTGACCACGGGGAGCTATAAAACTatgtgtttcatttcattttcatttcatttttatttaaactcgaagaatcattgagagcccagccctcatttacaatgatgtcgagtaaaacaaacaattacacatataaaatcatatatatatacaacatacacaatgcaacataaatcatataagaggtaaaaattaagacaaactatgaattaaaatttatgagttaaaacaagtacaagtatgtgataaaaaacttcccagtattactttaaaatgttctaatgacactaaggcttgaagacctatcctttgttgtagggtattccaaagtgaaggtccacagacactaaaagccgttttacccagttcagtgcgggcataagggacctccagtaaaaagttgctgctgcgggtttgatatgggttggagtgccaaactaaaagagatgaaatataaaatgggagtttaccagtgagggccttaaaaataaaaataaaataatgcatgtcccttctgtgagaaagtggagcccacccaactttatcatataacaggcaatgatgagtgctatatggatccccagtaataaaacgaagagctgaatgataaacagtgtcaagtgccttcagattagagagtggtgcatgtctgtaaataacatcaccatagtcaagggaagacagaaaagtagcttcaattaacttttttctgcagaaaacaggaaagtgatatttatttctgtgcaggaaagatatgtgtgtgtgtgtgtgtgtgtgtgtgtgtgtgtatgtacgtgtgtgttcgcatgactgtgtgtggttcgttctgtctctgtctctctcttattctATGCTCTGCGTGTGTATTCAGTAATGCTCCATGAACGGTATATATACcacgtttgtgtgtttgcctgtgtgtgtccgtgtgcgcgcctgtgtgtgtgtgtgtgtgtttgtagtatactgtatgtgtctgcgtatgtgtgccactctctctctctgtatgtatatTCAGTAATGCTCCAAATATGGTATAAACCACatttgtgtgtttgcctgtgtgtgtccgtgtgtgtgtgtgtgtgtgtgtgtgtgtgtgtgtgtgtgtgtgtgtgtgtgtgtgtgtgtgtgtgtgtgtgtgtgtgtgtgtgtgtatgtagcatgcgtgtgtgtgtatctggatatgtgtgtgcgtatgtgtggcactctctctctctctctctgtatgtatatTCAGTAATGCTCCATACCATGTTTGTGTGACCATATTTGTCCGCACACATTGGAGTGtggccctctatctctctgtgtgtatgctcAGTGAAGATCCATGTCCTGTATACTGCATGCtcatgtgtgttcctgtgtgtgtgtgtctgtgtgtatatatgactTTCCACATGCGTGTGGCACTCTCTTGCCCTCTGCACGTTCTGTTTGTATGTTCAGTAATGCTCCATTGTATatgacatgtctgtgtgtatgtgtgtgtgtgtgtgtgtgtgtgtgtttacgttgaAGGAAAGTCGGTGGGTATCGTGACCACCACGCGTGTCCAGCACGCCTCTCCGGCCGCCGCCTATGCCCACTCGGTGAGCCGCAGCTGGTACAGCGATGCAGACATGCCCTCTAGTGCCCGCCGGCAAGGCTGCGTCGACATCGCCACCCAGCTGGTCACCAACACCGACATCGATGTGAGCAACTTGGCGCTGCACTGTAAACTACTAGCAACAACGAGAATACTGCCCtagaaaggcaaagtgcagcaattacaccaacattgaaactgtgaaaaatgccttcaaaatgACTTGGTATTAGGTTTGATATTGGTGGATATCGCAATACctctgaaacgggacacatttggaccacaaggctctGTCACAAGATGtaaactcaattttggcaaaatatgcagttgctgcactttgcctttttaggGCAGAGTAGTAGTCAAAAATACAAAGTACTGTGTTTCCTCAAATAAAATCTGAGGCTATGATCAACAAATAATGAGTTTGGACTAGGCTACATAGTGGCTTCCTACAATGTGAAGGAGCCTTTAAATACAAAAAGAAAAGtgttttatttattgaaaaatgTTTTAGACCAGACTACTTAAAGAGGCAGGCTATTAttagttttgaaaaaaaaaaaacacgcagtgttatttctacacttagagagtactttgTTCCCtaatacaatctagaagatgctaaatcgactctcaaagtgttgagtgaaaactgcatttttactgtgtagccaaTAATATTTACAACTGCATTTTTATGTAcacttgtgtttctgtgtggtggGTGTGGTTGTGGACGTTTCAAATAGTGTTTACACATGTGGAGCAACATTTTAACGCTCTAGGAAAGGAACGTTTGCCAAAATATTATATGGGGAGCAATATTGGTTCCCTGTAACACTGTAATTGAAATTTTATTGGGCGAACTTCATTAGGACATACTGTaaattagatgtgtgtgtgtgtgtgtgtgtttgtgtgtgtgtgtgtgtgtgtgtgtgtgtgtgtgtgtgtgtgtgtgtgtgtgtgtgtgtgtgtgtgtgtgtgtgtgtgtgtgtgtgtgtgtgtgagagagagaggggagagagagagagagagagagagagagagagagagagagagagagagagagagagagagagagagagagagagagagagagagagttattttaGTTCTCAGTATAAACAACAAATGTTAATGTCGTACCCAAACATAGCGTTACATCAGTGAGAATGTCTGACCATCTGTGAGGGTGGCATTCGTGACAAAACAAATCTGTCTTCCGATAAGCCAGGAGATAATGCCGTAATAACTCCCTACCCATCTTTTATGAGCTCCACATGCCATACCAGATTCTGAAAGAGTCCATTTCTAACTCTACACAACCCTTTTATCCAGACAGAGGAAGGTTTAGCCAGACTGGTTTATCTACTGTATTGCTGTATCAGCAGTTTGTTATGACCAAACCCATACTTCCACAGTACTCTACCCAATAAAAACAGCAGTGTTAACATTGAAATGAACTCCATACAGATAACAACATGTGACTCCACTCAAAAGTAGTCTTAACTTTACTCTTTGATCAGTGTAACATTTTtgccagtgtaacaatattgtCTAAATACAATATTAAGAGTTGTAGaattgaaattacactggccaacTGCAGTACAATGGTTTTTGAATCCGCTGTAGAATAATTTTATGCTCCACAGTGTGGTAAATACTATGTCTGGATTCATGTAATATTCTCTGAAATATTAACACCCCTTGGTTTTACTGTGCACTAGTGTTGCAGTACAACATTCCTGGCACACGTCTGTTTAAAATTAGAAACAGTATATTGttgtgttctgtgtgtctgttgtgggTATTATCATGAGTCTAAAGACATCGCTGTATGCCATTGGTTCTGTTTTGTGCCATTGGCAGGTCATTCTCGGTGGAGGTCGCATGTACATGTCACCGAAGGGCACCCCAGATCCTGAGTACCCTACGTCAAACTCAAGGAAGGGGGATCGCAAAGACAAGAAGAACCTCATCAACATGTGGCTTAATGCCCGCAAGGTGCTGGTCATTCACATCTTCCTTATCAGAATCATTTAGCGTGTCATGATGACACAACCCCTGTTATAAGTTTGTTGGGTAACACAGTAATTGACATGGTCAGAGGGTCATGTAACCGTTATAAGAATGACATGGCACATTTCAGATTGGTGACCCGTTTTTGATGTTTATTGGGactgttgtcataatgtgtcatttgTTTTTCTGGAATgtgaagttgacattgtttgagtGTCATGACATGACACCCTTGTGTAGACCGTGTCAaatacagtgttaccatttgttgCTATCAGAATGGTAATGACTTAGTTGCAATTTACTGTATAATTGAAGACTCATTTCAAAGTATTATAGTAgattgtagtgaaggggagtggagttgcccagccgggatttgaacctggaccttctggggtagtcaACTGGGTCTCTGACcattacaccaaagagccaggctcattggcgtgacattcagaacacacccacaaccctagtgatggtcacttcaTCGCACTGATACTATGTTAGTCAACTTTTTTCATCCAACAGTGAAGCGCTCCACTGACGGAGCGTTAAGCATTACGAATCTACTTGTCCTATTAAGCTTATCAAGGCATCTTAAGGAAATACTATTGACTTGTAGAGCTAGTCATCCTTCTATACAGTAGCTTCCTGTATGTACCCCTCTACATGAACGTAGCTCAATGATTTTATTTCTCATGGTTGTGTTTTGTATTAGGGAAAGAATGCCCAGTATGTCTGGCACAAGGATCAGTTTGATGCGGTGGATGTAAAAACCACAGACTGCCTCATGGGTAAGCAGCACGGCACCTCAGCAATGTTTTGCTTTCATTAAACCGCACATCCATAAAATATCCATCCCATGCTCTTTGAAGAGAAATTCACATAATGATATTCCAACTGTTTGCTACTTACACACGATTTACTGTACAGAGTAAAGAGCTCCAATCTATAAATTACTGTAAACACTGTACAGAAGACGAAATCCAATCCGCCACTTCCTAACCCTCCCTCCCGTTTCCCCCTCGGCCCATGCTAGGTCTCTTCGAGGCCAAGGATATGAGGTTTGAGGTGTTCCGCAATCGAACCCGGGACCCATCCATTGTGGACATGACGGAGAAGGCCATTCAGATCCTGAGCAAAAACCCTAAAGGCTTCTTCCTCTTTGTGGAAGATAAGTATTCATCCCtcaccagggctgcactggccatctggcatagcgggcatttcccggagggccccgcacccttgtggtcccatattttcaaaaatgttaaagagtcagttctgtgccgctaattatgaggaggcccttgaagccaaaagtgctcgggccctatttctaaCTATTTCTTCCCTGTCCCTCACCCACATGAAGCTTCCTTTTCCTTACAGTAATTCCCTGTAAAGTAATTCCCTTCTTTATCTACTCATGTTATCTTTATTTAATAATCTTGTTGCCTGGTAGTCATTCTCTTTCCCATGAAGCGTCTTGTCATCCCCACATCCATGCAACTGTGTAATAAATATCCGACTCTATCAGCTTATCAATATGGTTCTTATCGTGCTCTATGATGTCTCTCCATGTTGTGCCTGCAAGAGGGAGAATTGATCACGGACACCACGATGGAGTCGCCAAGCTGGCGCTGACGGAGACGGTGATGTTTGACCGGGCTGTGCACCGCGCCTCGCAGCTGACGGACGAGTCTGAGACGCTCACCGTGGTCACTGCAGACCACTCCCACGTCTTCACCTTCGGAGGAAACACCCCGCGGGGGAATCCCATTTTTGGTAAAAGGACTCTCTGCTAGTCATGCTGGAATGTGCTCAAAGGCACAgagtgaaaaaaatgcagtgctaatgCAACACAAAGAGAGTACTCTAGTGtatgaccaaatacactctagaacagtgCCTCCCAACCTTCTTTGGCCTGGAACCCCATTTTGACGTCCTAAATTTCTGGGGACCATATACACAACTTTTTCCCACAAttggaaaaacaacaaacaacacaacagagTTAACTTATAGGCAATTAAACCTATTGATATTTCTGAAAAtctaagattttttttcacacctagacatttcaggcgaccccatttgaattctagGAGAATTCTAGTTCCCGACCCCACTGTTGAATaacactgctctagaggatgTTCAATGGACTGTCTAAAAAATGGAATGTCCATTGAACACTTAGAGTactaaatcaagtaggtagcaggcttcactcaggtttcttgataacttttaagggtgctgtcccaaatgaatacttagaatcaaagaaaaggggggcgcaccttgcatcaattttttcctttatttttttgtgcacacgcgtctgtgcacaaaaaaataaagaaaaaattgatgcaaggtgcgcccccttttctttgaCTGGAATGTGCTCGAAGGCATACATTCAGCTATTGTCTGTTGcccatccatcagcctgtcatGCCATTTTGCTTGAACTTGACTCTTCTTGACTGTGGGTTTTTGCAGGTCTTGCACCAAGGAAGGCAGAGGACCGATTGCCTTACACCAGTATTCTCTATGCAAATGGCCCAGGATACCTGCATGTGAACGGctcaagaggaaatgtcacagCTGTGGACTACTGTGAGTAAAACGCTGCCCCACCCATGTCAAAATATAGAACGTTTATAGAGGATCCACTCTATCAATAACCTCCTAAGGGGAAACCTGCCTTTATAGGAAGGTATACAGTCCAGAATCTAACACAAATACAAAATCTCAAGTTTGTTACCTCCGctaggaggttgtgttttcggtcgcgtttgtttgtttgtctgtctgtttgtctgtttcacAGTCTGTGAGCAGAATAATTCAAAACATTGATTTTGGATTTTGaggacattttgtggagttgttggaaatgacaaaaggaccaagtgattacattttgttgGTGATCTCAATCACAATCCGTATCAAGGAATCTTaaaggattcttcaccattgtgggatttTGACACTCCAGTTCCTAACTCCACAAAACCAAGGCagaaggacttggaaaaaaataggatgtaacatagtcaaatgttcctgggcagaggtctgcactctctgaatcCATTTCTAGTCATTTAAATCATCTGCATTAAATAGAGAACTGCGTAgtaagtctctctccctctctctctctctctctctctctctctctctctctctctctctctctctctcattctctctccctcattcccgcCCTCCCCCTAGTTGATGAAGAGTACATGCAGCAGTCCGCCGTCCCACTGGATGCAGAGACGCATGGAGGAGAGGACGTGGCCATCTATGCCAAAGGCCCCATGGCCCACCTCTTCCACGGGGTCAAGGAGCAGCACTACATTGCTCACGCCATGGCCTACGCCGCCTGCCTGGAGCCCTACACTGACTGCCCACCACCTCTTCCACATCAGACATCATCAGGAGCTCCCTCACACACTGCCTCAGGAATGTCCCTATGTCTCACTCTGCTCATCTGCCTCCTGTCAAGGTGATTGTGGATCGGATAATCTTTGCCTCAGAGGGGGAAGTGCCTTAAGTGATGCAGTGGGGTTAGTTGTCAGTGTTTTTTGGgtgatttttttctgttcttgTTTATCTGGATGTCAGTTTTCGTTTTTTACAGCTTTGGAAATAGTCCTGTTAAACAGGAAATGTGTCATTATTCTTCACAAAGAAGGACATTTCTTCATTTTACAGTGTGTTTTTCAGCATGTGTTGCAaggatacacagtaaaaatgcagtgttaattcaacacctagagagtactctgggaccaaatacaagcTAGAAGATATTAAattcactctctaagtgttgaatgcaCACACTGCCTTTTTTTATTGTGTACTACCTTTGACCTTGAGCATTGGGCGTAGCAAGCCAGTACGTAAAATCTGCACTTTACAGTCTATTAAGGTTGGATAACGACCTTGCTCAACAGGACACCAGTAATGTACTGAAGGCAGTGTGCATTTTTGTATTATAAAATGAATGTATTTTATACTGTTTTTTGTATTATTCATTTGTAGTACCAAAGatttaaataattatttttaataaaatacaaaaataccaCACAACTCTAGTCATCCAGATGCTATTGTCTTTCTTGTGGCAGCCTTTGCTTGATGTTTTAGCAAATGCAAGACATTTGAGGGAAATGATACTATATCTGTCACAGACAAGTCTGAATGGATGTCACTGTCTTTTAATGTGGGGTACCGTACAACTGACATTTGACTAAAACATACCTTAGGTTTCTTTCCAAAATTTTTTTTACAGAGTCCTGTTGTGAGCCACAGTGATTGCAGAATTAACGATCAAAGAAAATactggagaaaaaaacaaaacaaaacaagactgaAACAATAATGTCAGCAAGACTAAAAATACCtaatggaaaaatgtaataactcACTTTCTTGTGAATGTCCCCACAAGAAATGATGGAACATGATCTGATCAAATGACTAAAACAGATTTATGATAACTGCAGTCTTGTGTAGTTATAGGCCGTGCGCCACAACACCAACACCCCCTTTAGGCCCTAATCACCCCCGACTTCTTCATTCATTACTCAGTTCTGGTCTGCAAGGAGCCCCTGCCGAATGTTGGTCCAGCTGGGAAAGACATCATGCGACACTGAACGGCAAAATGAGCTTAGTCAAAGCTCCACAGAGTGCTGTACAAAACTTTGACTGTAGATCAATTACAAAATGGGCTGAAGGTTGTGTGAAGACTGAATGGGCATTTAGCCAACACTACTTTACACGTTTGTTGGTGCAGCATCTTTGGAAGTCAATGTTAAAATAAGCTACAATAGAATAATACTGAACAGACACGTAGCTGAAGTATGTTGACTGATAAGAGTTCAATTAAGACATGGGATGTGTGCTGATAATGTGATTAGATAAGGACTGATAATATAGATATGACAATGTTGAGGTCAAGGCATTTACCATAGTACATACCAGCCTACTATAGCCTAATGTAGAGGCCATACCAAATCAAAATCATGTCTACAACCTTTTTCCTAGCGCTAACTTGCTTGACAAGTCAGACTATGGAATCCAAATCAAAAGCAGTCTGGGTTCTGTCCCTATAGGCAAAGCTGAAGCATGTAGGTTGATGGTCAAACTGATTGTGCTCTGTGCTATCTGCTACACCATTTCCACCATCATGCAGCTGCATCGTTATCGTGATAAGCCCACACCAATGACCTGACTCCAAAACACACTATACAGATAGAACGTTGTGATTGGTCCAATAGAGCCAGGGTGGAACCAGGATTAGTCCCTATTTAAGACAAATCGGCAAAAAAGACCACCTACCCTAAATTGCCATATGTCAGggttttgaagcacattttctccaaagttttacagtaaaatgtgttaCTCTGTCTGGTTGTACAATTTGACTCATTACCAGTAAAAATGAACATTtggatcagcacttcacttcaaagtGCTTGCATATGCAATTTTTCCTGACCTAAATGCAATGTGTCAGGTTTTTGAAGGAGCTTTTCTACAGAATTCTACAATAAAATCTCTTAGTTCTTTGTCAGGCACTAGCCACTGGAACTGTTAGCATGCCCATTACCAGTAATAATGAATCCGTATTTCTAATCGATGAATGGTGGATCAGCACTTCACTCCAAATTGCTTGTATACAATTTTGCCTGGCCTAAAAAGCGATATGTCAGGTTTTGGGTGGCTTTTTTTGGGGCTGAGATGTTTACTCATCGAGTGTACATCTACACTTCAGAAACTTGTATTCATGCAGTAAGACActagccaggctatgccctccaAATGACGCAACTCCTTCGGCGTTGCAAAATTAGTCAGGAAAAGAGCAAGGCAAGtattttctgagctccggaggactgtggaactccacccactttgtcaggaaccaatttACTTTGAGCAGTTCCAACGGCCCTGGGCAGAGGTGTGTTCAAAGCAgggacgtggtttaagcagagacattgtattgggactaagaaaatgtttggatcGGCACtaccttttctggcctcgaccagtcacaaaccaagggaggtgagtgaatcatgccgtttgagaaatgttaattgttgtgctctaggTCAGAGAGAttcgaaagtcgatgataatcaggctagtcagACACAGCCCCTGATATACGTTTGTTGTTATACTGTTATGTATATGTGATGTGACTGTAATGTCAATGACCAAATTGCAATGTATTATTTTAGACTCTGTGTAATGCCATAGTAGTTTATTACTATGTGAATATAGGAAGGCGTTCCACAGGCTGAAGACGTTCCActggcattatgaggctacatcCATATAACTTCAATGGCCATTTTCTGTCCTTGTCCCTGGACACGAAGAATCATTGACAGGCCCAAAAAGGCTCAAGTGTGTTATGTACACTCACTGTACAGTCCAACATCTACACGTACAGCCAAGGAAGAGTCTAAAgcttggctcaaactacacgactatcgcgtcaa
This is a stretch of genomic DNA from Engraulis encrasicolus isolate BLACKSEA-1 chromosome 6, IST_EnEncr_1.0, whole genome shotgun sequence. It encodes these proteins:
- the alpi.1 gene encoding alkaline phosphatase, intestinal, tandem duplicate 1 isoform X2, coding for MQAPQRQAPTTQHQQHHQSYHQQQQCQQQRQRQCHRGHHCHHHSYFQAKPLLLHHHHHHHHQHHHHHRLLPTPLLLLHLLLLLLLPGGGSCTTAEAQGMGVSTVSAARILRGQLEGRSGEETVLAMDSFPYLALSKTYSVDKQVADSASTATAYHCGVKANGKTLGLSANAVAYECNTTFGNEVYSVLHRAKAQGKSVGIVTTTRVQHASPAAAYAHSVSRSWYSDADMPSSARRQGCVDIATQLVTNTDIDVILGGGRMYMSPKGTPDPEYPTSNSRKGDRKDKKNLINMWLNARKGKNAQYVWHKDQFDAVDVKTTDCLMGLFEAKDMRFEVFRNRTRDPSIVDMTEKAIQILSKNPKGFFLFVEGGRIDHGHHDGVAKLALTETVMFDRAVHRASQLTDESETLTVVTADHSHVFTFGGNTPRGNPIFGLAPRKAEDRLPYTSILYANGPGYLHVNGSRGNVTAVDYFDEEYMQQSAVPLDAETHGGEDVAIYAKGPMAHLFHGVKEQHYIAHAMAYAACLEPYTDCPPPLPHQTSSGAPSHTASGMSLCLTLLICLLSR
- the alpi.1 gene encoding alkaline phosphatase, intestinal, tandem duplicate 1 isoform X1 → MQAPQRQAPTTQHQQHHQSYHQQQQCQQQRQRQCHRGHHCHHHSYFQAKPLLLHHHHHHHHQHHHHHRLLPTPLLLLHLLLLLLLPGGGSCTTAEAQAVDWDREPEFWNAQARGSLEAAIRLRPRAHRAKNLILFLGDGMGVSTVSAARILRGQLEGRSGEETVLAMDSFPYLALSKTYSVDKQVADSASTATAYHCGVKANGKTLGLSANAVAYECNTTFGNEVYSVLHRAKAQGKSVGIVTTTRVQHASPAAAYAHSVSRSWYSDADMPSSARRQGCVDIATQLVTNTDIDVILGGGRMYMSPKGTPDPEYPTSNSRKGDRKDKKNLINMWLNARKGKNAQYVWHKDQFDAVDVKTTDCLMGLFEAKDMRFEVFRNRTRDPSIVDMTEKAIQILSKNPKGFFLFVEGGRIDHGHHDGVAKLALTETVMFDRAVHRASQLTDESETLTVVTADHSHVFTFGGNTPRGNPIFGLAPRKAEDRLPYTSILYANGPGYLHVNGSRGNVTAVDYFDEEYMQQSAVPLDAETHGGEDVAIYAKGPMAHLFHGVKEQHYIAHAMAYAACLEPYTDCPPPLPHQTSSGAPSHTASGMSLCLTLLICLLSR